From Rhodanobacteraceae bacterium, the proteins below share one genomic window:
- a CDS encoding Glycerol-3-phosphate acyltransferase: MARVMTETLSRDTLVHAGWWRALWGALLGPWIKIKRDPAEPVTLLAPDTPVIYVVERNGFSDSLILERACHEAGLPSPLAWVPGLGKRRRAMFAMRGTGGWFQRRGRDHAAQDTLRQLLRVLEAAPERNVQLMPVAIYVGRAPNRQSGWFRVLFSENWAVVGHFRRLFAMLLNGRDTIVRFSPPISLHELREESSGERIERLQRKLARVLRVHFRRVRTTVIGPDLSHRRTVVDSVLNAESVRAAIAATAARENIPHAQAWRQAQKLMDEIAADYSPPFVRSMSFLLSNFWNKLYDGIAMHHFETLRAIAPGYEVVYVPSHRSHADYLLLSYQLHMSGVVVPHIAAGVNLNLPVLGAFLRKGGAFFLRRSFKGNALYSVVFKEYMAQLIERGVPIEYFVEGTRSRTGRLLAPRFGLLSMTVRAFLRAPRRPVLFQPVYIGYEKLMEGRAYIGELSGQKKEKETWLALLRGGRKALRQHYGRVTLNFGEPIELTTLLDAANPDWRAQGDSPDSKPEWLNHVLDQLGEKILVNTNRAADVNPINLIALALLAAPRHALAETDLLAQLELMKAILTELPYSDRTTITPMAPAGIIAYAEQMGWIRRVKHPLGDVLAVEGEKAVLLSYFRNNVLHLFAAGAWVACCFINNRRIARENVVRLGRAVYPFIQAELFLPWDADGFAGRIDALIDLLIARGLLAGGEGRLLHLASGREDDAYQLRLLAHCLLQAFERYYIAIAALVKNGPHTLTAGQLENLCQLAAQRLSLLYQQSAPEFFDKSLFRGFIQKLRERRIVWTDADGKLEFDAVLEDVARDARLILAREVRQSILKITPDVVAEASVSGQAS, encoded by the coding sequence ATGGCCCGCGTCATGACCGAAACGCTGTCCCGCGACACCCTGGTGCACGCCGGCTGGTGGCGTGCGCTGTGGGGCGCCCTGCTGGGGCCATGGATCAAGATCAAGCGTGATCCCGCCGAACCGGTGACGCTGCTGGCGCCGGACACGCCGGTGATCTACGTGGTCGAGCGCAACGGTTTTTCCGACAGCCTGATCCTGGAGCGCGCCTGCCACGAAGCCGGTCTGCCCAGCCCGTTGGCGTGGGTGCCGGGCCTCGGCAAGCGCCGCCGTGCAATGTTCGCGATGCGCGGCACCGGCGGCTGGTTCCAGCGCCGCGGCCGCGACCACGCCGCGCAGGACACGCTGCGGCAATTGCTGCGCGTGCTGGAAGCCGCGCCCGAACGCAACGTGCAACTGATGCCGGTCGCGATCTACGTCGGCCGCGCGCCGAACCGGCAATCGGGCTGGTTCCGCGTGTTGTTTTCGGAGAACTGGGCGGTGGTCGGCCACTTCCGCCGGCTGTTCGCGATGCTGTTGAACGGGCGCGACACCATCGTGCGTTTCTCGCCGCCGATTTCGCTGCATGAATTGCGCGAGGAATCCAGCGGCGAACGCATCGAACGCCTGCAACGCAAGCTCGCGCGCGTGCTGCGCGTGCACTTCCGCCGCGTGCGCACCACGGTGATCGGCCCCGACCTTTCGCACCGGCGCACCGTGGTCGATTCGGTGCTGAATGCGGAAAGCGTGCGCGCCGCGATCGCCGCCACGGCGGCGCGCGAGAACATCCCGCACGCGCAAGCCTGGCGGCAGGCGCAGAAGCTGATGGACGAGATCGCCGCGGATTATTCGCCGCCGTTCGTGCGCTCGATGTCGTTCCTGCTTTCCAACTTCTGGAACAAGCTGTACGACGGCATCGCGATGCACCACTTCGAAACGCTGCGCGCGATCGCGCCGGGTTACGAAGTGGTGTACGTGCCCAGCCACCGCAGCCATGCCGACTACCTGCTGTTGTCGTACCAGCTGCACATGAGCGGCGTGGTGGTGCCGCACATCGCCGCGGGCGTGAACCTCAACCTGCCGGTGCTGGGAGCGTTCCTGCGCAAGGGCGGCGCGTTCTTCCTGCGCCGCAGTTTCAAGGGCAACGCGTTGTATTCGGTGGTCTTCAAGGAATACATGGCGCAATTGATCGAGCGCGGCGTGCCGATCGAATATTTCGTCGAGGGCACGCGCTCACGCACCGGACGTTTGCTGGCGCCGCGCTTCGGATTGTTGTCGATGACTGTGCGCGCGTTCCTGCGCGCGCCACGCCGCCCGGTGCTGTTCCAGCCGGTGTACATCGGCTACGAAAAATTGATGGAAGGCCGCGCGTACATCGGCGAACTCTCGGGCCAGAAGAAGGAAAAGGAAACCTGGCTCGCGCTGCTGCGCGGCGGCCGCAAGGCGCTGCGCCAGCACTACGGACGCGTCACGCTGAACTTCGGCGAGCCGATCGAACTCACCACGCTGCTGGATGCGGCGAATCCCGATTGGCGCGCACAAGGCGACAGCCCCGACAGCAAGCCGGAATGGCTCAACCACGTGCTGGACCAACTCGGCGAGAAGATCCTCGTCAACACCAATCGCGCCGCCGACGTCAACCCGATCAACCTGATCGCGCTCGCGTTGCTGGCGGCGCCGCGTCACGCGCTGGCCGAAACGGACCTGCTGGCGCAACTGGAACTGATGAAGGCGATCCTGACGGAGCTGCCGTATTCGGATCGCACCACGATCACGCCGATGGCGCCCGCGGGCATCATCGCGTACGCCGAGCAGATGGGCTGGATCCGGCGCGTCAAGCACCCGCTCGGCGACGTGCTGGCGGTCGAGGGCGAAAAGGCGGTGCTGCTCTCGTATTTCCGCAACAACGTGCTGCACCTGTTCGCGGCCGGCGCGTGGGTCGCGTGCTGCTTCATCAACAACCGCCGCATCGCGCGCGAAAACGTGGTGCGACTCGGCCGCGCGGTGTACCCCTTCATCCAGGCCGAACTGTTCCTGCCGTGGGACGCGGACGGTTTCGCGGGACGCATCGACGCCTTGATCGATCTGCTGATCGCGCGCGGCTTGCTGGCCGGCGGCGAAGGCCGGCTGCTGCATCTCGCGTCGGGCCGCGAGGACGACGCGTATCAGTTGCGCCTGCTCGCGCATTGCCTGCTGCAGGCGTTCGAGCGCTACTACATCGCGATCGCGGCGCTGGTGAAGAACGGACCGCACACGCTGACCGCGGGCCAGCTCGAAAACCTGTGCCAGCTCGCGGCACAGCGCCTGTCGCTGCTGTACCAGCAGAGCGCGCCGGAGTTCTTCGACAAGAGCCTGTTCCGCGGCTTCATCCAGAAACTGCGCGAGCGCCGCATCGTCTGGACCGACGCCGACGGCAAGCTGGAATTCGACGCGGTACTGGAAGACGTCGCGCGCGACGCGCGGCTGATCCTCGCGCGCGAAGTGCGCCAGTCGATATTGAAGATCACGCCGGACGTGGTCGCGGAAGCTTCCGTCAGCGGGCA
- a CDS encoding Orotidine 5'-phosphate decarboxylase — MSASTEIPARDRLIFALDVPDRAEAIAWLDRLGDSVSFYKIGLELLSGGDYFPVLDELARRGKKIFADLKFHDVPATVAGAVRGLAQRPITFATVHCDSRAMLEAAAAAKGSLQLLAVTVLTSNDASDLAALGVAGEPADVVIERARLAQIAGIDGVVCSGADLPRLRDALGRDLLTVCPGIRPAGPACDDQKRTVDVPTAFAQGADYIVVGRPIRNAPDPRAAADAIVAQIDRAFG, encoded by the coding sequence ATGTCCGCAAGCACCGAAATCCCCGCCCGCGATCGACTGATCTTTGCGCTGGACGTGCCGGACCGCGCGGAAGCCATCGCGTGGCTGGATCGCCTCGGCGACAGCGTATCGTTCTACAAGATCGGGCTGGAACTGTTGAGTGGTGGCGATTATTTCCCGGTGCTCGACGAACTCGCTCGACGCGGCAAGAAGATTTTCGCCGACCTCAAGTTCCACGACGTGCCAGCCACGGTCGCGGGCGCGGTGCGCGGCTTGGCGCAACGGCCGATCACCTTCGCGACCGTCCATTGCGACAGCCGCGCGATGCTGGAAGCGGCCGCCGCGGCGAAGGGTTCGCTGCAGCTGCTCGCGGTGACGGTGCTGACCAGCAACGACGCCAGCGACCTCGCCGCGCTGGGTGTCGCGGGCGAACCCGCCGACGTGGTGATCGAACGCGCGCGCCTCGCGCAGATCGCGGGCATCGACGGCGTGGTGTGCTCGGGCGCCGACCTGCCGCGCCTGCGCGATGCACTCGGGCGGGATTTGTTGACCGTGTGCCCCGGCATTCGTCCGGCCGGCCCCGCCTGCGACGACCAGAAGCGCACCGTCGACGTGCCCACCGCGTTCGCGCAGGGCGCGGATTACATCGTGGTGGGGCGCCCGATCCGCAACGCGCCGGATCCACGCGCGGCCGCCGACGCCATCGTCGCGCAGATCGATCGCGCGTTCGGCTGA
- a CDS encoding putative membrane protein: protein MNDNAIQSVRALRHTAIASYIAAAVALLLVMFLHLLPALIAGLLVYAVVDALAPLLERRWPGGWARQLVVGVLAVVVAGLLALLIFGAVAFFRAELGDPNTLFDRMMPTIDRMRTQVPAWIVAYLPVSAEDFRFTATQLARAHSAQLQVAGKETVHVFGRILVGLALGALVALTHARPTGKEGPLRRDLTARCARFTQAFHDIVFAQARISALNTIFTAIFLLIVLPLAGVHLPLTKTLIAITFVVGLLPVIGNLISNTLIVIVALSVSLWVALGALIFLILIHKLEYFLNANIVGNRIHARAWEILLAMLVMEAAFGLPGIVAAPIYYAYLKSELTAARLV, encoded by the coding sequence ATGAACGACAACGCCATTCAATCCGTCCGTGCTTTACGCCACACCGCGATCGCGAGCTACATCGCCGCCGCGGTGGCGCTGCTGCTGGTGATGTTCCTGCACCTGCTGCCCGCGCTGATCGCGGGCCTGCTGGTGTACGCGGTGGTCGACGCGCTGGCGCCGCTGCTGGAGCGTCGTTGGCCGGGCGGCTGGGCGCGGCAATTGGTGGTCGGCGTGCTGGCCGTCGTCGTCGCGGGCCTGCTGGCCTTGTTGATCTTCGGCGCGGTCGCGTTCTTCCGTGCGGAACTCGGCGATCCCAACACCCTGTTCGACCGGATGATGCCGACCATCGACCGCATGCGCACGCAGGTGCCGGCGTGGATCGTCGCGTACCTGCCGGTGAGCGCCGAGGACTTCCGCTTCACCGCAACCCAGCTCGCGCGCGCGCATTCCGCGCAACTGCAGGTGGCCGGCAAGGAAACCGTGCATGTGTTCGGGCGCATCCTGGTCGGTCTCGCGCTCGGCGCGCTGGTGGCGCTGACGCATGCGCGTCCGACCGGCAAGGAGGGCCCGTTGCGGCGTGACCTGACCGCGCGCTGCGCGCGCTTCACGCAAGCCTTCCATGACATCGTGTTCGCGCAAGCACGCATCTCGGCGCTCAACACCATCTTCACCGCGATCTTCCTGTTGATCGTATTGCCGCTGGCCGGCGTGCACCTGCCGCTCACCAAGACGCTGATCGCGATCACCTTCGTGGTCGGCCTGCTGCCGGTGATCGGGAATCTCATTTCCAACACGCTGATCGTGATCGTCGCGCTGTCGGTGTCGCTGTGGGTCGCGCTGGGCGCGCTGATCTTCTTGATCCTGATCCACAAGCTCGAATACTTCCTCAACGCCAACATTGTCGGCAACCGCATCCACGCGCGCGCCTGGGAAATCCTGCTGGCGATGCTGGTGATGGAAGCCGCCTTCGGCCTGCCCGGCATCGTGGCCGCGCCGATCTATTACGCGTATCTCAAGAGCGAGTTGACTGCCGCGCGCTTGGTTTGA